DNA sequence from the Paenibacillus physcomitrellae genome:
CTCCCTATGGGAAAGTGATTGATCTGCCGACCGGGGCCCCGTCCAAAAGCGGAGAAGGCTGGGACTGCTGGAGTTATATTCAAATGCTTGAGGCAGAGGTGCCCATCGGTTTTGGCCTCGTGGTCACCAGGGAGAGAGAGCCGGTCGTTGCCGCTATGGAACGGCACGTCAGCCGGGAGGAGCTGCTGCTGACCTTTGACCGGGAAATCATTCAGCCTGTCGCTTGCTGCGCGGATATCGACGATCCGGATGAAAGTCCGGACCCGTTAACCACAAAATGTTTCCGGATCAAACCGGGCCAGGCGATTGTAATCGGCAAGGGAGTTTGGCACAGT
Encoded proteins:
- a CDS encoding ureidoglycolate lyase, encoding MQHKVELEELTPEAFAPYGKVIDLPTGAPSKSGEGWDCWSYIQMLEAEVPIGFGLVVTREREPVVAAMERHVSREELLLTFDREIIQPVACCADIDDPDESPDPLTTKCFRIKPGQAIVIGKGVWHSPAYSAEGVARYMFGIEKKQDKFGDEMIHPWVDFKNKDTVRFG